A genomic segment from Neisseria perflava encodes:
- a CDS encoding Nramp family divalent metal transporter produces the protein MAEQHTHSSTWQSKINALGPGIMMASAAVGGSHLIASTQAGALYGWQLALIIILTNLFKYPFFRFSAHYTLDTGKSLIEGYAEKSRVYLWVFLILCIASATINAGAVAIVTAAIVKMAIPSLTLDTGIVSALIMASCLLILASGRYKALDNVSKIIIVSLTIATVAAAAVAMSRGMQMKPDFIEPTPWTLAGLGFLIALMGWMPAPIEISAINSLWVTEKQRINPSSYRDGIFDFNVGYITSAVLAVVFLALGAYVQYGNGEAVQMAGGKYVGQLINMYAVTIGDWSRPLVAFIAFACMYGTTITVVDGYARAIAEPVRLLRGKDKTGNVELFAWNVWVAGSGLAVIFWFNSAMAELLKFAMITAFVAAPVFAWLNYRLVKGDKRHKLTMGMNFLAIIGLIYLTGFTVLFLLNQTGILAAPK, from the coding sequence ATGGCAGAACAACATACACACTCCTCTACCTGGCAGAGCAAAATTAATGCCCTCGGCCCGGGCATCATGATGGCTTCGGCAGCGGTCGGCGGCTCGCACCTGATTGCCTCCACGCAGGCAGGTGCGCTTTACGGCTGGCAGCTTGCGCTGATTATCATTCTGACCAACCTGTTCAAATACCCATTTTTCCGCTTCAGCGCACATTACACGCTGGACACGGGCAAAAGCCTGATTGAAGGCTATGCCGAAAAAAGCCGCGTTTATTTGTGGGTATTTTTGATTTTGTGTATTGCATCGGCAACGATTAATGCCGGCGCGGTCGCTATCGTTACCGCCGCCATCGTCAAAATGGCAATCCCATCACTGACTCTCGATACCGGCATAGTGTCCGCCCTGATCATGGCTTCTTGCCTGTTGATTTTGGCAAGCGGCCGCTATAAAGCGTTGGACAACGTTTCCAAAATCATCATCGTCAGCCTGACCATTGCCACTGTCGCCGCGGCAGCCGTGGCCATGTCCCGAGGCATGCAGATGAAACCCGACTTTATCGAGCCTACCCCTTGGACGCTGGCCGGCTTGGGCTTCTTAATCGCACTGATGGGCTGGATGCCTGCGCCGATTGAAATTTCCGCCATTAACTCTTTGTGGGTAACCGAAAAACAACGCATCAACCCTTCCAGCTACCGCGACGGTATTTTCGACTTCAACGTCGGCTACATCACCAGCGCAGTGTTAGCGGTCGTCTTCTTGGCCTTAGGTGCCTATGTTCAATACGGCAACGGCGAAGCCGTACAAATGGCCGGTGGCAAATATGTTGGCCAACTGATTAATATGTACGCCGTTACCATCGGCGACTGGTCGCGTCCACTAGTGGCATTTATCGCCTTTGCCTGTATGTACGGCACCACAATTACCGTAGTAGACGGCTACGCGCGCGCGATTGCCGAACCGGTACGCCTGCTGCGCGGTAAAGACAAAACCGGCAACGTCGAACTGTTTGCTTGGAACGTCTGGGTCGCAGGCTCAGGCTTGGCCGTGATTTTCTGGTTCAACAGCGCGATGGCAGAGCTGCTCAAATTCGCCATGATTACTGCCTTCGTTGCCGCCCCTGTGTTCGCTTGGCTGAACTACCGCCTCGTCAAAGGCGACAAACGCCACAAACTGACCATGGGCATGAATTTCCTTGCCATTATCGGTTTGATTTACTTGACCGGCTTTACCGTTTTGTTCCTGCTGAACCAAACAGGCATCTTGGCTGCTCCTAAATAA
- a CDS encoding asparaginase produces MKQKIFVLYTGGTIGMTQSSAGLRPDTALVDKALTPFSDGLDFEWHVCQPLIDSSAVTLQNQRDWLELIIAKLPDYEGILVLHGTDTMAYTANLFALSLQGLDKPVILTGSQWPYDAANSDAPRNLATAVSAFSLKLKQVVIAFDGKLFPSVGSSKVSTETAAGFDNLHFGTLAEWEENKGWHNIRTAPTEHSDGLKPHLPNPEAKVSVRTLIPGYAAQELSDVLPHLSTQALILQSYGHGNAPSNDAFVRAVQAFTQQGKLLLNISQVPQGCAAAVYAQGDALRQAGIINGGKCNLETATALMTLAVSHDWNADKVQQELRQLNLL; encoded by the coding sequence ATGAAACAAAAAATCTTCGTCCTCTACACCGGTGGCACCATCGGCATGACCCAAAGCAGCGCCGGCCTGCGTCCCGACACCGCTCTCGTCGATAAAGCCCTTACCCCCTTTTCAGACGGCCTTGATTTCGAATGGCACGTTTGCCAGCCGCTCATCGATTCTTCCGCAGTAACGCTGCAAAACCAACGCGACTGGTTGGAGCTTATTATCGCCAAGCTGCCTGACTATGAAGGCATTTTGGTGCTGCACGGCACGGATACCATGGCATACACTGCCAACCTCTTCGCCCTTTCGCTGCAAGGCTTGGACAAACCCGTTATCCTGACCGGCTCGCAATGGCCTTACGATGCCGCCAACAGCGATGCGCCGCGCAACCTTGCCACCGCCGTTTCCGCTTTCTCGCTCAAACTCAAACAAGTGGTGATTGCCTTTGACGGCAAGCTCTTCCCATCCGTCGGCAGCAGCAAGGTCAGCACCGAGACCGCCGCAGGTTTTGACAACCTGCATTTTGGCACGCTCGCCGAATGGGAGGAAAACAAAGGTTGGCACAATATCCGTACCGCCCCGACCGAACATTCAGACGGTCTCAAACCGCATCTTCCAAATCCTGAAGCAAAAGTTTCCGTCCGCACGCTGATTCCCGGTTATGCCGCGCAAGAACTTTCAGACGTCCTGCCCCATCTTTCCACTCAAGCCCTAATCCTACAAAGCTACGGCCACGGCAATGCGCCGAGCAACGATGCGTTTGTCCGAGCCGTCCAAGCCTTTACGCAACAAGGTAAGTTGCTGCTCAACATCAGCCAAGTGCCGCAAGGTTGTGCCGCCGCCGTCTATGCCCAAGGCGATGCTTTGCGTCAGGCAGGTATCATCAACGGCGGCAAATGCAATCTCGAAACCGCCACTGCGCTGATGACCCTCGCCGTATCTCATGACTGGAATGCAGATAAGGTGCAACAAGAATTACGACAATTAAATCTGCTGTAA
- a CDS encoding TatD family hydrolase, producing MTFTDTHCHLADPKLADTLPAVLADAQAAGVARFIVPATSPKDWHSVAQLERPSENIHIALGIHPWFSDGLNEATFQELESELIQHPQAWVGEIGLDFYGKEQTQAQRNTQTEAFIRQLILAQNFNRRVIIHNLKATAAIAAAVKTTGFTQGGIVHAFSGSVEEARILVKLGFKIGIGSLLLNPNAKKIRVALQALNDTDFVLETDSPFMLGHETNTPANIRRIAEIAAELRDVPLAQLSEITEQNVDSLLHTSP from the coding sequence ATGACTTTCACCGACACCCACTGCCATCTTGCCGACCCCAAACTTGCCGATACGCTGCCTGCAGTGCTTGCCGATGCGCAAGCCGCCGGCGTGGCGCGTTTTATCGTACCGGCTACGTCCCCCAAGGATTGGCATTCCGTTGCGCAGTTGGAAAGGCCGTCTGAAAACATCCATATTGCTTTGGGCATTCATCCATGGTTTTCAGACGGCCTCAACGAGGCAACATTCCAAGAGTTAGAGTCCGAATTAATCCAGCATCCGCAAGCATGGGTTGGCGAAATCGGCTTGGATTTTTATGGCAAAGAGCAAACCCAAGCACAACGCAACACGCAAACCGAAGCCTTTATCCGACAACTCATCCTCGCCCAAAACTTCAACCGCCGCGTCATCATCCATAATCTGAAAGCCACCGCCGCCATTGCCGCCGCCGTCAAAACCACCGGTTTCACGCAAGGCGGTATCGTTCACGCCTTCTCCGGTAGCGTAGAAGAAGCGCGGATCTTGGTGAAACTCGGCTTCAAAATCGGCATAGGCTCGCTGTTGCTCAACCCGAATGCCAAAAAAATCCGCGTTGCCTTACAAGCTTTAAACGACACGGACTTTGTTCTCGAAACCGACAGCCCTTTTATGCTCGGCCATGAAACCAATACACCAGCCAACATCCGACGTATCGCCGAAATTGCCGCTGAATTGCGCGACGTACCACTGGCGCAACTATCTGAAATAACCGAGCAAAACGTGGATTCCCTGCTCCATACTTCCCCTTAA
- a CDS encoding DedA family protein, with protein MFAFLESFFVEYGYAAVFFVLIICGFGVPIPEDLTLVTGGVISGLGYTNSHIMFAVGMLGVLVGDGFMFAAGRIWGQKILKFKPIARVMTPKRYAQVQEKFDKYGNWVLFVARFLPGLRTAVFVTAGISRKVSYLRFILMDGLAALISVPVWIYLGEYGARNTDWLMKKMHSLQSGIFAVLGIGAVIIGWIWWRKHRRHTFFREKLHEKRAAKAKKQTNQ; from the coding sequence ATGTTTGCATTTTTAGAATCTTTTTTCGTTGAATACGGCTATGCGGCCGTGTTTTTCGTTTTGATTATTTGCGGCTTCGGCGTACCGATTCCTGAAGATTTGACGCTGGTAACCGGCGGCGTAATCTCCGGCCTGGGTTATACCAACTCGCATATTATGTTTGCCGTCGGTATGCTCGGCGTATTGGTAGGCGACGGCTTTATGTTTGCGGCCGGCCGGATTTGGGGACAAAAAATCCTTAAATTCAAACCGATTGCGCGCGTGATGACGCCTAAACGCTATGCCCAAGTACAGGAAAAATTCGACAAATACGGCAACTGGGTTTTATTTGTCGCCCGCTTCCTGCCCGGCCTGCGTACCGCCGTTTTCGTGACTGCAGGCATCAGCCGCAAGGTTTCCTACCTGCGCTTTATCCTGATGGACGGTTTGGCCGCGCTGATTTCCGTTCCGGTTTGGATTTATTTGGGCGAATACGGCGCACGCAATACCGACTGGCTGATGAAAAAAATGCACAGCCTGCAATCCGGTATCTTTGCGGTACTGGGCATCGGCGCCGTCATTATCGGCTGGATTTGGTGGAGAAAACACCGCCGCCATACCTTCTTCCGTGAAAAATTACACGAAAAACGTGCTGCAAAAGCCAAAAAACAAACCAATCAATAA
- the ubiD gene encoding 4-hydroxy-3-polyprenylbenzoate decarboxylase, which translates to MKYRDLREFIAGLEADGKLKRIQHPVSPHLEMTEIADRVLRAEGPALLFENPIKPDGTRYDYPVLANLFGTPERVALGMGADSVSKLRKIGQTLAYLKEPEPPKGIKDAFSKLPLLKDIWSMAPNVVKNAPCQEIVWEGEDVDLYQLPIQHCWPEDVAPLVTWGLTVTRGPNKKRQNLGIYRQQLIGKNKLIMRWLSHRGGALDYQEFRKLNPDTPYPVAVVLGCDPATILGAVTPVPDTLSEYQFAGLLRGSRTELVKCIGNDLQVPARAEIVLEGVIHPNETALEGPYGDHTGYYNEQDHFPVFTVERITMRENPIYHSTYTGKPPDEPAVLGVALNEVFVPLLQKQFPEITDFYLPPEGCSYRMAVVSMKKQYAGHAKRVMMGCWSFLRQFMYTKFIIVVDDDVNVRDWKEVIWAVTTRMDPVRDTVLMENTPIDYLDFASPVSGLGGKMGLDATNKWPGETNREWGRVIKKDPDVTAKIDEIWERLGL; encoded by the coding sequence ATGAAATACAGAGATTTGCGAGAATTTATCGCCGGATTGGAAGCTGATGGCAAACTCAAGCGCATTCAGCATCCGGTGTCGCCGCATTTGGAAATGACCGAAATCGCCGACCGTGTGCTGCGTGCCGAAGGGCCGGCGTTGTTGTTTGAAAACCCGATTAAGCCTGACGGTACGCGTTATGATTATCCTGTTTTAGCGAATCTGTTCGGTACGCCCGAACGCGTGGCGTTGGGCATGGGTGCGGACAGTGTGTCCAAGTTGCGCAAAATCGGACAGACGCTGGCGTATTTGAAAGAACCCGAACCGCCCAAAGGCATTAAAGATGCGTTTTCTAAACTACCATTGCTGAAAGATATTTGGAGTATGGCGCCGAACGTGGTGAAAAACGCGCCGTGTCAGGAAATCGTGTGGGAAGGTGAAGATGTTGATTTGTATCAACTTCCGATTCAACATTGCTGGCCGGAAGACGTTGCGCCGCTGGTAACATGGGGTTTGACCGTTACGCGCGGACCAAACAAAAAACGCCAAAATCTCGGCATTTACCGCCAGCAATTAATCGGCAAGAACAAGCTGATTATGCGCTGGCTGTCGCATCGCGGCGGCGCGTTGGATTATCAGGAATTCCGCAAACTCAACCCCGATACGCCGTATCCCGTCGCCGTTGTCCTCGGTTGCGACCCTGCCACCATTTTGGGCGCGGTAACGCCCGTTCCCGATACCTTGAGCGAATACCAGTTTGCCGGACTGCTGCGCGGTTCGCGGACGGAACTGGTGAAATGTATCGGCAACGATTTGCAAGTACCCGCACGCGCAGAAATCGTGTTGGAAGGTGTCATCCATCCAAACGAAACCGCGCTGGAAGGACCATACGGCGACCACACCGGCTATTACAACGAGCAGGATCATTTCCCTGTGTTTACGGTCGAGCGCATTACCATGCGTGAAAACCCGATTTACCACTCCACCTACACGGGCAAACCGCCCGATGAACCCGCCGTTTTGGGCGTGGCGTTGAACGAAGTGTTCGTACCGCTCTTGCAAAAACAGTTCCCCGAAATCACCGATTTCTACCTGCCGCCCGAAGGCTGCTCCTACCGCATGGCGGTGGTCAGCATGAAAAAACAGTACGCCGGACACGCCAAGCGCGTGATGATGGGCTGCTGGTCGTTCCTGCGCCAGTTTATGTACACCAAATTCATCATCGTGGTGGATGACGATGTGAACGTGCGCGACTGGAAAGAAGTCATCTGGGCGGTCACCACGCGCATGGACCCTGTTCGCGATACCGTTTTGATGGAAAATACGCCCATCGACTACCTCGACTTCGCCAGCCCCGTCAGCGGACTCGGCGGCAAAATGGGTTTGGATGCGACCAACAAGTGGCCGGGCGAAACCAACCGCGAATGGGGACGGGTGATCAAAAAAGACCCTGACGTTACGGCCAAAATCGATGAGATTTGGGAGCGTTTGGGTTTGTAG